CCATGCTTTAACAACACGAAGTTAAATGCATTGTAGTTACATATAGAATCTAAAGGTTAAAGTAGcctaactaaaataaaagttgGAATAAAAGTCTTTATCATCAGACGCGCGGTCATGCAGCACTTGAACTCTCCCCGAGAACGCGCACTAGAGCTCCATGCAGAAGAGGTATGAAACTTACCTGTCTCTGGAGAAGTAGTGCTATTGCAAAGAGACTGAAGGTGCCTTTAGAGTAGTCCACTGCCAAGGTGCTGGGGTGTCACACTAATCTCTGCTGGTACACACGCCTTTAAACCCTAAGGGTGAATATGTAAATGGAGTCTCGTTTACAAGGACCGCTCGGTCTTTCGCCTCTACACTCAGGCGTGACTTTTCCCGGGTCTCGAATCGCGCTCCCACTGAATAAAAGCTACTTTTACCTCCTACTGTTTAACCCTTTGTCGGTTATGAGATGGCATTCACACGTTCTGTGAGATTCTGTTTCGTGCAAATAAAATATGACTGTTTTCACTTTTCCTTACAGAACtacttttttatgtttctctGGTTTCCCtgctacacatttttttatatgcagGTTATCTATAATATTGGGAATTATTAAATATCTACTTAGTATGTTGTACAATCTTTAACATAATATTGTAGGCTatataatgctatatatatatatatatatatatatatatatatatatatatatatatatatatatatatatatatatatatatatatatatatatatatatatatatatatatatatatatatatatatatatatatgtatgtatgtatgtatgtatgtatgtgtatatatatatatatatatatatatatatatatatatatatatatatacagcatgaGAGAGCGACCGACAATAATTGTGCCCAATTtatgataaatttttttttaatttaatatatttttaatcaaagtaatgtttttatcttttatatGTTGTTTACATATAAGTGGTAGATTCAAATTGTACAAATATAAGCAAAGTTTTGAGGAAAAACATTCAGTATTTGACTCGTGATGTTTTGGGACTTAACAttaattttcaaggcatttttATAGTTCTGCCTATTTAAGGGTTAATTTCACGGAAGTTTTTCGGTGCATATTTGATGTAACTAGCATGAATAAAACGGAATTACTCATCTACTTTTTGcaaagaaaataatgtttaagTATCTTATCTTCTATGCTAGTTTAAATAAAGCATACCAAAATCCAGATTATCACTGCACTACAAAATCTCGTGATCACATGTGTGCAGGGCTCTGACTGACGAAAGTGCGGATAGTGAAATCGTTGGGCTCTCTGGCAGCGGAAGTGTGGAAGCAGATGTGACAGTTCAGTAGCTACAGCAGAGCTGCGAAGAAACAATGTTGCAGTTGCATTTCACGAATGATACATTACCCGACCATGTCTGCACTGACTTTCAGAATCTGAATAAGTTCAGTGAACAGGTATGAATTTAGTATGCTGCGAAGGGAAAGTGGGAATTAGGATACTATTGAATGAGTTTAGTGTTTTTGTGATCAACAGTTTTAGTGTATAAGTGAATTGATGTTAATAAACGGGTCTGATGATCGTCTCGCCTTCAGAAGAAAGTCGCCTGATGTGTCGCTTTAGTTAGTGTAAGGTTTAGTCACGTGAGATTACCACAACACTTAGCATTAGCACACTGAGCTAGTCTCCTGTTGTAATGTAAAGGATTTCAGGCGTAAAACGTATATTTAGTGTATTTTGATATGTCATACAATTGTATCATGCATTTTTATCCTTTGTATCAAAGTTTTCTTGTTTCAGCCTTGCATCTCCAGCAGGAAATTGATTTAAAGCATAATGGTTTGCAGTGAATGTTTAAGGAAGCAgctttttaaatacatataatacatttaatgaatCTTATCATAGACAcgtttgtacttttatttttctaaaaaaaagtaaacagtttAATGTATTGAATTGTatgtctttatgtatttcaaaactaataattaaaaatgttaatggaTGAAAAACTCAGGACATCTCTGGAAACTTATTCAATACTGTTTAAATGCATCACGAGTTGCACCTCAAAGTTGTTCGGTGGAAATTTGTAGAACCTACAATTTATAAGGGagctatttttaattatttatttttctgtacttCCATTtgtttaattcataattttgtgggctgttattataaaatatgtaaatagtaataataaagaaTGAGTAGTTGTATGCAAACTTTATAATGGTGGTGTCTGCATGTTTCTTCGCTAGATTCATTCAATGCCAGTCATTCAGATTTACTTTTTACCTCCCATTGCAGCAGTTTGTGAGACTGACAGAGATCTTATACCAGTTCCTTCTAGAACCCAAAGAGGTGAGTCTGCGTTCCCAGATTACTTTTCTGGAAAGCCATTTCAGTGTTTTGAATCATTGCCAGGAAATGCAAGAAAAGAtaaaaatgtgtaccttgaatgcagtacaagtctctttggataaaagtgtccacAAATACATGAagcaaaagaaaagtaaaaagttGAAGGCATGGTTcataaaaaacttaaaatgtaCTCATTCTCTGGCCATTtaagatgtaggtgagtttgtttcttcatcagaatagatttggataaatttagcattacatcacttgctaagTGATgctaatttagcattacatccaCGTGACCccagtctatcaattaatgtcttgtgaagggaaaagctgtgtgtttgtaagaaacaaatccatcctttagacatttttaacttcaaaccaatgCTTCCGGCTAAAATATGAATCCTATATCTATAATATTGTGTTCTTCTGGGTAAGCTGTCTTGTCTGAATTAGGACAGGTAAAGAAAGATATATTATGTGAATGTTCATTGTGATAACTTATATTGTGAAAATATGTATTCAACAGAATTTACACACAAGTAAATGTTACATATTGTGCTTCTCCCTCATCAGTCAGAGCGGTTCCTGCGTCAGTTGACAGAGTTTGCTGGAGAGAATGGGATGAGTGCAGGACCACTGAGGGCTCTGATGAAGAGTGTCCTCATCCTACCTCACGGTAAAACCTTCAGGACCCCCATCTTGAACAAATCGAGCACCTTTATCTGAAATTCCACAAATGAATAATGCAGTCCCCTTCCCCTGGTGATAACATCAAATGTAGACGTTTAGCCTGACCCCAGCACTGATCTAAACACGCTATGATCCTAATCTCAGTGAGTGATTGTTCAGTTTATTTTACACTAAATTGCTGCATTATGCGTCTAGAGGATCCTAACATATGCAAATAGCCCTTGTAGCAAATTGCCCTGGGGAATCTGGACCTAATGTCACATGTAGACTGGCCGACCCTACCAATCAGTATGCATGGTATGCTGCTACATTTGCATGCAATGACTATCCCACTGCCTGTGCTTTTAGACATTAAAATGAAGAGGAACAAATTACTAATCATACTGATGGGACAAAGTGGTAAGGAAATAAGTGGTGGTGTAATAATATATATCAGAGAAATCAGACAGAGATGTAAAAAAACGTATAGTCTACTGtatttcaaaacctagtgaggtGCCTACGTAGGCAGCATAAGTGCACTCTCAATGTAAAGACTCTTTCAAAAGATAGCAAACTTAAATTCAAAATCTAATTTTAGCCAAATTCTCTAAGgctttattaatatattgttacAACCCTATTTAGTGTTACCAATTGGTACATTATGAAGGTACCATATCAGTTAGAATGCTGCTTACTTAGTTCATTAGGCTTTGGGATAGAGGTATAATGAGCATATTGAAGCAATGTAAATGTCTTTCTCCCTTTTCAGGTGCTTTAAAAAGAAACCTAACTGCTGAACAGGTGAAGGCAGACTTGCTCTCATTAGGTATCATCTTTCTTCACTCAGATCATCTCTACCCATTAAAATATATTGGTCTTGAGTCTGTTTTTAACATTGTGATCTGTTGCTTAATTACAGGATTAAATGAGGACAAGGCCACTCATTTCTCTGACCAGGTTTgtcttaatatatacattttagtgtTTTAGTTGCTtccatgtttttacatttacatttagccatTTAGTAGACTTGCatatgcttttatctaaagcgacttacaaatgaggacagtgcaagcaatcaaaatcaacaagagaacaatgatatataagtgctataacaagttttAGTTAgttaaacacagtacacgtagcaatatttttgttgttgttgttttttttattttataataaataaaaggaaaacaaatggaatagaataagaataatgTAAGCTAGTGTTAAAGGCCTTTTTTGcctttgttaattgtataataaattaattaacaaaaaaaatacaaaaagattagagaatctagtgttttttttttaagaaaacaaacagtaaatTAACAGTATGCAAGTCTAAAAGgagaaagttttatttttatttatttatttatttattttaagtaaagaaTAAGAATAGAGAGCGCTAGGGTCAAAGAGGGTCAAATAAACATGGAGaagatgtgtttttagctgattcttgaagatggctaaggactgagttgggcaggtcattccaccaggagtgaacatttaatttaaaagtctgtgaaagtgatttttttgCCTCTTTGGGATACATGAtaaagcgatgttcacttgcataTGCAAGCTTCTAAAGGGCACATAAGTctaaagtaatgaatttaggtaaaggggtgcagagacATTGCTGGTTTTGTAGGAAAACATTATGCCTTACAtgttatgcaagcagctattggtagccagtgcaaattgataaacagaggtgtgacgtgcattattttttggctcattaaaaaataatcttgctgccgctttttaagttttaattgtaaaggtttgatagaactggctggaagacctgcggagagagcattgcaatagtccagcctggacagaacaagagcttgaacaaggagatgtgcagcatgttcccaaagaaagggcttgatcttcttgatgttgaataaagcaaatctgcaggattggacagttttagcaatgtggtctgggAAAATCAGCTGATCATCCATCATAAAgtcttctggctgtttttgaaggagttatgatGTGCCTAACttaatggtgaaattgtgatgaaacgatgggtttgctggaatcacaagcagttctgtcttggccaggttgagttgaaggtgatggacTTTCATCCAGCAAAAAAATTCTGTTAGACAAGATGATATGTGAGCAGCtatcgtcggatcatcaggatggaatgagaggtagagctgagtgtgatcagcatagcaatggtatgaaaagccatgtttctgaatgacagaatcgaatgatgccatgtagacagagaagagaagtggtccaagaactgagccctgaggcacctcagtagttagatgttgcgaaTTGGACTCCTCACTCCTCCAAGATcccttgaaggacctatctgataggtaagactcaaaccacagGGTTGATAGAAGAATCTGGTGGTTAACAGTGTCAAAGGCAGTGGACAGATCCAGCTAGTACTGAATATTTGAAATCGGCCAGTCTTAGGgattcaacaactgagagcaagtcAGTCtcggttgaatgtccacttctgaaaccagactgGTTTCTGTCGAGGAGGTTGCTCTGTGTGAAAAAGGCAGAGAATTGGTTGAACACAGCTGGTTCAAGTGTTTTTggaatgaaaggaagaagggaaactggtctgtagttctctaaaggagatgggttgagggtgggtttcttaagtagtgggaTTATACAAGCCTGTataaatgctgagggaaaaacGCCAGTCTGAAGGGATGTATTAATCATGTGAGCGAGTGCATGTACAACTGCAGacgaaatggcttgaaggagatgagatagATAatgatcaagtggacaagtagtaggatgattagaaaggatgagttttgagacttctgcctcagagtgaagagaaggattgTGAACAAGTGTATGTTTCATGGTTAGATGCGCTTGACAGTATGGTGTGGCAAATTGTGCActgatagttttagttttattaatgaagAATGTGGCGT
This Carassius gibelio isolate Cgi1373 ecotype wild population from Czech Republic chromosome A23, carGib1.2-hapl.c, whole genome shotgun sequence DNA region includes the following protein-coding sequences:
- the commd7 gene encoding COMM domain-containing protein 7; translated protein: MLQLHFTNDTLPDHVCTDFQNLNKFSEQQFVRLTEILYQFLLEPKESERFLRQLTEFAGENGMSAGPLRALMKSVLILPHGALKRNLTAEQVKADLLSLGLNEDKATHFSDQWRIHYPVLSRLAVGQTLMVNQLVDMEWKFGVTVGTSELQKTGNIFLQLKLVIRKGNKTENVYMELTLPQFYNFLHEMERAKASMDCFS